A region from the Populus trichocarpa isolate Nisqually-1 chromosome 18, P.trichocarpa_v4.1, whole genome shotgun sequence genome encodes:
- the LOC7493377 gene encoding 50S ribosomal protein L35, chloroplastic: MASLTVLSFNLKSCPLHSFSTRVSYGSAQLAPLNKVNSSLRLSSCRNISGSRSLSPLKPCSITSLTQRFQSLTVFAAKGYKMKTHKASAKRFRVTGKGKIVRRRAGKQHLLAKKNTKRKLRLSKMHPVSRSDYDNVIGALPYLKVNRKAT, from the exons atggctTCTTTAACGGTGCTGTCTTTCAATTTGAAGTCATGCCCTTTACACTCTTTCTCAACCCGAGTCTCTTATGGGTCCGCTCAACTCGCTCCCCTCAACAAGGTTAACAGCTCGTTGAGACTCAGTTCGTGTCGTAACATTTCTGGGTCTCGCTCACTTTCTCCTCTAAAGCCATGTTCTATCACCTCACTCACTCAAAGGTTCCAGTCTCTCACCGTTTTCGCTGCTAAAGGCTATAAAATGAAAACCCACAAG GCATCGGCAAAGAGATTCAGAGTGACTGGTAAAGGGAAAATAGTAAGGAGGAGAGCTGGGAAGCAGCATTTACTAGCAAAGAAGAATACTAAGAGGAAATTAAGACTCTCCAAAATG CACCCTGTTAGTAGGAGTGACTATGACAATGTGATTGGCGCCTTGCCGTATCTTAAAGTAAACAGAAAAGCAACATAA